The Phragmites australis chromosome 1, lpPhrAust1.1, whole genome shotgun sequence genomic interval ATGTATGTTAGGTTAAGAGTCATTTTATAACAAATGCGGATTACGATGCTAAGAGTGATTGACCGTGCGAATTCTATAATGTCACAGTATGTTTTGTGTGTATAACTTAGATTTTGTTTGGTATTGCTTCACTTTCTTTTATTGGCACACACCAcatatttactttattttagattttttttttgccgataccttttttttttaatgaagcaGAGATAGAATCGCGATCACATAAAGTAGCCCCACGCTACAAAGAATGGAGATACAAAAGCATTTCACGGACGTATAGAAAAACACGATACTTATGCAATCGATGACGCCATCTTTGGATTTCAACGTTCTAGAATCTAGAGAGATTAGAGACTCCAACCACTAATGACGTATTTGGTTTGGTGTGGCCCAGCTAAAAGCACCATTTCAAATTTCTGTTAGCCAAAACTAATTGGTCGAACGGGGGAAAACGTGAAGAAGAGCTGCCCGTCTCGAAAGTGTCAATTACCGGTCGTGTTCATCAAACGTGGCAGCGGAAACAATCAAATCGGCGCTATAGGAATTGCTGAGGAGGAGATAGAGGAATAAGATACATGTTATCATATAAAAAAAGTCtttttataatatctaatagtttatttttttattagaagcaaattttataagatctttTTATGACAAAAATCTCTACGAGACTCTGATCTAAATCACATATCGTCTAATTCAACGACTAAgctaaagagaaaaaagaggagacACATATCATTATAAGTAATAAGGTTTTTTTAACCCAATCTAAACTAATTCTATAGTTTATTTTTACAAAACACCTCCGTAAAATCTTATCTAGCCACGTAACCTCTAATCTAATagctaaataaaaaaacatatcataaaaaaatcgtTCATAAAACCGGTCCTATAGAATACAGATTTGCTTCCTGTTTCACCAAACACAACCAGTCCGACCCCGCGGCCCCAAGAGCCAAACCAGCCGGCCTGCGGCCCCAAGAGCCAAACCAGCCGGCCCATCCTCTCTCGTCCcttctcgccgccgccgccgccgccgccgccgatgggcTCCGAGGAGGAGCCGTCGCAGGTGCGGAGGGCGCTGGTGGACTCGCTCGCGGGCGCCATCTCCGGCGGCATCTCCCGCACTGTCACCTCCCCCCTCGACGTCATCAAAATCCGCTTCCAGGTTCCTCACCCCTCAAAATCTGTTATCGTGGTTACGTTCGCCCGCCCAGCTGTCGCTGTATTGCTCACTGTTCTATTGAGAGCTAGAAATTGTAAGATTGGTCGGTTGGGACCGATTATCTGGGAGATTTTTTTAGGCTGTTGGTGTGtcttgggtggggggggggggggcgattgCTCGCTGTTCTGTTGGCATACTGTAAGCCGTCTAGCTCCGCGGATTCGCGCCTACATTGCTTATCTGCAGGAGATTGGGGTTCGCCAGTGCCAGCAAGTTGTGTTTATTTGTGTGATTTGTGGTTTGAGCTTGGGGGAGTTATACTTGGTTTGATCATTTTGGAAATAGATTAGGTAATACTTGAAGTGATTGGCTGCGCTAGCTGAACTTCATGGTTTGGTGCCCACAGtttattttagtttgaaatGACGGAGGTTTGGGAGCCGTCTCATTAGTGAGCTAAGCATGACGGCAATTAGTTCCGGATGATGTAGTCTATTTCTTTAGTTTTACTTTCTGCTGTATCAGCTTATCTGGGCATCAGTAGTATTTATCGTCACGGTGCATTTACTCAGTTCGATGGTAAGTAGTTGCTGTATTGACTTTCGATGAGTTATGCTTAAGTTGTATGGTTCCAGATACTTCAATTAGAACCCACAACCATGGCTGTTTTGATGTTCAGAGGCTTCTTCAATGTTTCTTTGCAGGTTCAATTAGAACCCACAACCTCGTGGGCTGTTCTACAAAGGAATGTCTATGGTCCTTCCAAGTACACTGGCCTTCTGCAGGCAACTAAAGATATCCTCCGCGAGGAAGGTTTGCCGGTATCTGCCTTTCTTTGAACATTTCTCTATGATTACATATTGAGAAACAAACTTGTAAATATGTTGTAGCTTATGAACTTGCATGCCTATGTGACATGTACTAAACTAACTTTCAGGCTTTTTGTATCTAGCATTTAgttttttttggtgaatttcTATTATGCTGAACAGGACCAAATTAGAAAGCAATCAGAAGCGATGATATAGCAACACTTGATATAGAAATACAATGCTTACCTGTTACCACTTGTTTCACCCCCATATCAATGATACTAAACGGTGACGTGTTACCATATCTGTGCATGTAAGAAGATGTGTAATCAAATACAAAATACATAAGGTGTTGCTATATCATTGTATAAAAAAAGTAGGCATAGACTTTATGCCTAGGCTTAGATTAGGTCTGCTCCTCCCTCTCTAAGTTTTTTGCTTTCTGTTTCTCGCTTTTGTTATGTCATGCAGTCATGCCTAAACGAACAAGATCATTCTTGATAGATGTTCTTACTGTGCAAGGTTATGATCTTTCAGGGATTTTGGAGAGGAAATGTACCAGCTCTGTTGATGTATATGCCATATACAGCTATACAATTCACTGTTCTACACAAGCTGAAAACATTTGCATCTGGTTCATCCAGGACAGGTATCTTTTCTTCATAGGGTATCCTTTTTACTTGGTTCATTGCCCAACCTGGTTTGGTTCGTTGCTCTAGATTACATTATCAATGGCAACGCTCATTCTCTGGACCTTAACGATAAGTGCTTTCAGTAGTTCGATTTAGTGGTTATATACTTATATTCCATTGTGTGGCATCTGAAATTCTTAGCTGCACAGAACCAAAGTGTTACTTGACAGATACTTTGCAAAGGATTCTTCTGGCATAGCTCAGTACTTACTGTATGTACATCATACGCTTATCTACCAAAGTCAAACAACAATTGGGAGAAGGATTCACCTAAGCTTACTGTTATGCTCCTTGGACATCTGGTTGCTCCCACGACTATGGTTCCAATGAATCTATGAGCCTTCTGTTTTTTCATTCTAGGTGTTCTCAGGAGCCCAGTTCGCTTTCCCTTTTTCTGGCAGATAGGTAGTTATAACTGCCAGTAAGAATTCGAAGATTTTAATTTCCCTTCTTCCCTCTAGGATCTCCCATACTCCACTGCTCGAACCTTTTGATGATTTCTGATAATCGTAACAAGGTTATGTTGGAGTAGACGGTAGTTCGTTACTTTGTTTGGACTTAGTGGCACCACATTTTGGAACTCGACTGTTGACTTCTGTTGGAGTatagttttgtttggtttgcaTCCTTTATAGCTGACACTAGCATGCCCACAACCTGTTTTAACTTAGGTGGAGGTGCTTCAGATCAGTAATGTGCACAATTTGTTGCTAAGCTGACTAAACCGAGCTTCGCCCAACTTGTAACTTTATCCTTCAAAATTTGTTTCCCGTGTGTGCAACTCATCTAAATTACATAGCAAAAATTCATATACATCTTTCGAAATGGAAGCATTATTGTTATTACTTGCATCTTTATAGTCTTCTctgatctgttttttttttttttaccagaggATCATTTGCATTTGAGTCCTTATTTATCCTATGTAAGTGGGGCTCTAGCAGGATGTGCAGCAACAATAGGGTCATACCCATTTGACCTTCTGAGGACTATTCTTGCATCGCAGGGTGAACCAAAGGTAAATCTGATCTTATCTGTGGCTTTCAATGctgcttttattttttttagtttgaaCACTATGTCTTGTTTAGTTGGGCACAGTTGATTATAGGAAATTGGGAGTTCAAGGTTAGAGGTTTTGAGGTCCCTTGTTTGGTTAGTGGGCATGGAATTTCATTGGGATGGGGATTGGAGTTTTAGGGTCTGATCCCACCATTTTAAACCCATGTAGAGGCATGGTAATTGTAAGGGAATTGCTTTTCAAAGAGTGGTGGTGCATTTCAACCCTTCATGGTAATTGTAAGGGAATTGTTTTTCAAAGAGTGATGGATGTATTTCAAACCTTCGTCGCCAGTCCGGTTATCATGTCTTGTTGACTCCCCTCAGTTTCTATCTTTGCCAAACTTGGTGTTGGGACTAAAAATCAATTTTCCATGCCCATTCGCACTGCAAACCCCCTCTTAGTTATGACGCCATTGGTTTGATTTTGGAATTGCACAGTGAATCTTATATCCTGGgctatttttttggtttaaACTTTTCTTTAGTTTCAGAGTGGTAATTGTGATGCCATTGCACCCATCCTAGGCTCCTAGCAAAATTGCAGGGCTAAGGTAGTTTTTGGCGGAAGTTCTATCCTGTTTACAGATTTTAAAACTGTACTGGTTCACATTCGttattgcaaatatatgtgaaatatgtttttttgtttatttgccTTTTAGTATGGATGTTATTGTGCACATAGTTCTTTGCTGTTGAGATTTTCTGCTATCATCTCATGGCAACTTCTTGATGGGCATTCTTTGCAATACATATGCATGCCACACATGATTTGCTGATTCACAGGGACTTGTTTTTTCTCTTTGTAGGTTTACCCCAATATGAGGTCAGCATTTCTTGATATAATTAGAACTCGCGGTGTTCAAGGGCTTTATTCTGGTCTATCTCCAACTCTTGTTGAAATCATACCATATGCTGGCTTGCAGTTTGGTTCCTACGACACTTTCAAACGTTCGATGATGGTAACAGCACTAAACTTATGTTTTGCATGCACTTGATTTTATACAAAATATAAATTTCAGGTGATTTGTTAATTATCTGCTGTCACTTTTCTCATATGATTGTATTACATGTGTTAAGTGTACCTTGGTTTGATTTGTTAATTTCATTTCCATCATTCTTCAAAACGGGGGTAATGAGGTTCCAAGAAAGGTACATTTGAAGACCTAACATCTATAGCTTGTTCAGATAGGCAATCTGACCATATTGGTGTTGTCAAACAATTTTTCTTCCACGTAAAATACATGCTAAATACTTGACAAGGAACCAAATATGTTTGTCACTTACCTTTTGACAATCTGTGACTGCTGGTTATGCTTAAGCTTTCCTGACTGATTTTCCTCCATGCAGACATGGAACAGATATAAATATTCGCATCTTAACTCAAGTAGTGAGGATGAGTCGGTATCAAGCTTCCAGCTT includes:
- the LOC133928235 gene encoding mitochondrial thiamine diphosphate carrier 2-like isoform X2, which gives rise to MGSEEEPSQVRRALVDSLAGAISGGISRTVTSPLDVIKIRFQVQLEPTTSWAVLQRNVYGPSKYTGLLQATKDILREEGLPGFWRGNVPALLMYMPYTAIQFTVLHKLKTFASGSSRTEDHLHLSPYLSYVSGALAGCAATIGSYPFDLLRTILASQGEPKVYPNMRSAFLDIIRTRGVQGLYSGLSPTLVEIIPYAGLQFGSYDTFKRSMMTWNRYKYSHLNSSSEDESVSSFQLFLCGFAAGTFSKAVCHPLDVVKKRFQIEGLKRHPRYGAPVDSSTYKGMYHALKEIVAKEGFGGLYKGLFPSLVKSAPAGAVTFVAYEYISDWLESILM
- the LOC133928235 gene encoding mitochondrial thiamine diphosphate carrier 2-like isoform X1; the protein is MGSEEEPSQVRRALVDSLAGAISGGISRTVTSPLDVIKIRFQVQLEPTTSWAVLQRNVYGPSKYTGLLQATKDILREEGLPGFWRGNVPALLMYMPYTAIQFTVLHKLKTFASGSSRTEDHLHLSPYLSYVSGALAGCAATIGSYPFDLLRTILASQGEPKVYPNMRSAFLDIIRTRGVQGLYSGLSPTLVEIIPYAGLQFGSYDTFKRSMMTWNRYKYSHLNSSSEDESVSSFQLFLCGFAAGTFSKAVCHPLDVVKKRFQIEGLKRHPRYGAPVDSSTYKGMYHALKEIVAKEGFGGLYKGLFPSLVKSAPAGAVTFVAYEYISDWIGSKAGVE
- the LOC133928235 gene encoding mitochondrial thiamine diphosphate carrier 2-like isoform X3, with the translated sequence MSMVLPSTLAFCRQLKISSARKGFWRGNVPALLMYMPYTAIQFTVLHKLKTFASGSSRTEDHLHLSPYLSYVSGALAGCAATIGSYPFDLLRTILASQGEPKVYPNMRSAFLDIIRTRGVQGLYSGLSPTLVEIIPYAGLQFGSYDTFKRSMMTWNRYKYSHLNSSSEDESVSSFQLFLCGFAAGTFSKAVCHPLDVVKKRFQIEGLKRHPRYGAPVDSSTYKGMYHALKEIVAKEGFGGLYKGLFPSLVKSAPAGAVTFVAYEYISDWIGSKAGVE